The following proteins are co-located in the Solirubrobacterales bacterium genome:
- a CDS encoding lytic murein transglycosylase: protein MRRKLLLTVALAVLGTAVTAAVVNGQVQEPPSGGGSINDEGPPPQQLSACSNKQDDDGDGLVDMADAGCSDPSDGDESNPAPPPPPPPPDGGGGDGGGGSTGGGGGGGFTGGGGFTGGGGGAGPGGPSGAGGHGADRAGGGGTSGGADAGGKPAEAATRTSDGVPTNANPSLTIADFGPAPIGVPSFLIDQFTIPPFLLDIYQACGTQYGIPWEVLAAINRIETAFGTNLNVSTAGAVGWMQFLPSTWDMYGVDANGDHRKDPYNPVDSICAAARYLKAAGGEEDLRQAIFAYNHADWYVDEVLLYASQYGDLPEDLVGSLIGLTHGAHFPVAAKARYADDISERRAAKRAKSRKGAGNVADVVTSSPTRRGINIYSHKGAPVVAVNDGTIKRVGHNSKLGNFIVLQDTYGNHFIYAQLGRVSKAYPVPKQHKLSASDFKLVTPKKDKKPTQPATRGNESPDRAGKSKASAGPRNTEDARQRLYALPQRPHNLDRADITGQLDQLLSKKFPGYETVKSYFGGILHFDRDSMELRRLRKGSQVVAGTVLGRIGKTGKLAPHVNFAIRPAGRGAPRIDPKPILDGWKLLEATAIYRAAGKNPFSYSSTNVSQILLMPKAELERRVLADPRLSIYECGRTDIRTGQVDQRLLGAMEYLAGNGFRLTITSLKCGHSTYTTSGNVSEHSTGDAMDIAAVNDIPILGNQGKGSITEAVLDTLLRLQGTMQPHQLISLMNLGGPSFAMADHADHIHVGYYPQGQAPGAKKQFVQLLKPDQWRHLIGRIAQIDNPNVRTSPSRYSIPASKHKHHPKRASAAHRGD from the coding sequence ATGAGACGGAAGCTTCTACTCACCGTTGCCCTCGCGGTCCTCGGGACTGCGGTCACCGCGGCTGTCGTAAACGGCCAGGTTCAGGAGCCGCCCAGCGGCGGCGGGAGCATCAACGACGAAGGCCCGCCGCCCCAGCAGCTTTCGGCCTGCTCGAACAAGCAGGACGACGACGGCGACGGGCTGGTTGACATGGCCGACGCCGGCTGCTCCGACCCGTCCGACGGCGACGAGTCGAACCCCGCTCCTCCCCCTCCGCCCCCACCTCCGGACGGGGGCGGCGGTGATGGCGGCGGCGGCTCCACGGGCGGCGGCGGTGGCGGAGGCTTCACCGGCGGCGGAGGCTTCACCGGCGGCGGAGGCGGAGCCGGGCCGGGCGGTCCCAGCGGAGCGGGCGGGCACGGAGCCGACCGGGCCGGCGGCGGCGGCACGTCGGGCGGCGCTGACGCGGGCGGCAAGCCTGCCGAGGCCGCGACGCGCACCTCCGACGGGGTCCCGACCAACGCGAACCCGAGCCTGACGATCGCCGACTTCGGCCCCGCCCCGATCGGCGTGCCGAGCTTCCTGATCGACCAGTTCACGATCCCGCCCTTCCTGCTCGACATCTACCAGGCGTGTGGCACCCAGTACGGGATTCCCTGGGAGGTGCTGGCGGCGATCAACCGGATCGAGACCGCGTTCGGAACCAACCTCAACGTCTCGACTGCCGGGGCCGTTGGCTGGATGCAGTTCCTCCCCTCGACCTGGGACATGTACGGGGTGGACGCCAACGGGGACCACCGCAAGGATCCCTACAACCCGGTCGACTCGATCTGCGCCGCGGCGCGCTACCTCAAGGCGGCGGGCGGCGAGGAGGACCTGCGGCAGGCGATCTTCGCGTACAACCACGCCGACTGGTACGTGGACGAGGTGCTGTTGTACGCCAGCCAGTACGGCGATCTACCCGAGGACCTGGTTGGTTCGCTCATCGGCTTGACGCACGGCGCCCACTTCCCCGTCGCCGCCAAGGCCCGCTACGCGGACGACATCTCCGAGCGCCGGGCCGCGAAGCGCGCCAAGTCGCGAAAGGGCGCGGGGAACGTCGCCGACGTCGTCACCAGCTCCCCCACGCGACGCGGGATCAACATCTACTCCCACAAGGGAGCGCCGGTGGTCGCCGTCAACGACGGCACCATCAAGCGGGTCGGCCACAACTCGAAGCTGGGCAACTTCATCGTCCTCCAGGACACCTATGGCAACCACTTCATCTACGCCCAGTTGGGCCGGGTCTCGAAGGCCTACCCGGTGCCGAAGCAGCACAAGCTCTCGGCCTCCGACTTCAAGCTGGTCACCCCGAAGAAAGACAAGAAGCCCACTCAGCCCGCGACCCGCGGCAATGAGTCGCCCGACCGCGCTGGCAAGAGCAAGGCCAGCGCAGGGCCCCGGAACACCGAGGACGCGCGCCAGCGGCTTTATGCCCTGCCGCAGCGTCCCCACAACCTGGATCGCGCCGACATCACGGGCCAGCTCGACCAGCTGCTGTCCAAGAAGTTCCCGGGCTACGAAACCGTCAAGTCGTACTTCGGCGGCATCCTCCACTTCGACCGCGACTCGATGGAGCTGCGAAGGCTGCGGAAGGGGTCGCAGGTCGTCGCGGGCACCGTACTGGGGCGGATCGGCAAGACCGGCAAGCTTGCGCCGCACGTCAACTTCGCCATCCGGCCCGCCGGGCGCGGCGCTCCGCGGATCGATCCGAAGCCGATCCTGGACGGCTGGAAGCTGCTCGAGGCGACGGCGATCTACCGCGCCGCCGGCAAGAACCCGTTCTCGTACTCGAGCACCAACGTCAGCCAGATCCTGCTGATGCCGAAGGCGGAGCTCGAGCGCCGGGTGCTCGCCGATCCGCGCCTCTCGATCTACGAGTGCGGGCGAACCGACATCCGCACCGGTCAGGTCGACCAACGGCTCCTGGGGGCGATGGAATACCTGGCCGGCAACGGATTCAGGCTGACCATCACCTCGCTCAAGTGCGGCCACAGCACTTACACGACGTCGGGGAACGTGAGCGAGCACTCGACCGGCGACGCGATGGACATCGCCGCGGTGAACGACATCCCGATCCTCGGCAATCAGGGCAAGGGCTCGATCACGGAGGCGGTGCTCGACACCCTGCTGCGCCTCCAGGGCACCATGCAGCCGCACCAGCTGATCTCGCTGATGAACCTTGGCGGGCCATCGTTCGCAATGGCCGACCACGCCGACCACATTCACGTCGGGTACTACCCGCAGGGCCAGGCACCCGGGGCGAAGAAGCAGTTCGTCCAGCTCCTGAAGCCGGACCAGTGGCGGCATCTGATCGGGCGGATCGCCCAGATCGACAACCCGAACGTGCGCACCTCGCCGTCGCGCTACTCGATCCCCGCGAGCAAGCACAAGCACCATCCCAAGCGCGCCAGCGCCGCCCACCGCGGCGACTAG
- a CDS encoding NAD-dependent deacylase, with product MVREVASATEELAALIRESGSTVALTGAGVSVPSGIPDFRTPGKGLWEKVDPMSVATIDAFHRDTKGFWDFYRPRFHMLTDKLPNPAHEALAELERRGLLEAVITQNIDLLHRKAGSKRVIEVHGSIATASCTSCDAAYPIEQVNSLFDSDGIATCGLCAGKVKPDVVLFGELLPQSEMAEAERLCTGADLLLCVGSSLEVYPVAGLPELTLAAGGRVAIITQGSTPYDSQAAVRLEGDVADDLRAVLRSITAASS from the coding sequence GTGGTCCGGGAAGTAGCCTCGGCCACCGAAGAGCTCGCCGCGCTCATTCGCGAGAGTGGGTCGACGGTCGCCCTGACCGGTGCCGGCGTCTCGGTGCCGTCTGGGATCCCGGACTTCCGGACGCCGGGGAAGGGCCTGTGGGAGAAGGTCGACCCCATGTCGGTGGCGACGATCGACGCCTTCCACCGCGACACGAAGGGCTTCTGGGACTTCTACCGCCCGCGGTTCCACATGCTCACCGACAAGCTGCCGAACCCGGCCCACGAGGCGCTGGCGGAGCTCGAGCGACGCGGCCTGCTGGAGGCCGTGATCACCCAGAACATCGATCTCCTGCATCGCAAGGCGGGGTCGAAACGGGTGATCGAGGTGCACGGCTCGATCGCCACCGCCAGCTGCACGAGCTGCGACGCCGCTTATCCCATCGAGCAGGTCAACTCGCTGTTCGACTCCGACGGGATTGCCACCTGCGGCCTGTGCGCTGGCAAGGTGAAGCCCGACGTGGTCCTGTTCGGCGAGCTACTGCCGCAGAGCGAGATGGCGGAGGCCGAGCGCCTGTGTACCGGCGCCGACCTGCTGCTGTGCGTTGGCTCCTCGCTGGAGGTCTACCCGGTGGCCGGCCTACCCGAGCTCACCCTTGCCGCGGGCGGAAGGGTCGCAATCATCACCCAGGGCTCGACCCCGTATGACTCCCAGGCCGCCGTTCGCCTCGAAGGCGATGTGGCCGACGATCTGCGCGCGGTCCTACGGAGTATCACCGCCGCCTCCTCCTGA
- a CDS encoding 3-hydroxyacyl-CoA dehydrogenase family protein: MFVFKAAVLGAGTMGGEIAQVIASADVPVVLKDVQQEFVDAGLEKAREVTQGQLAGLVAKEKITQEQADARGEEILGLIAGTTGYEGFGDADFVVEAVPERMEVKQAVFAELDEVTPGHAILASNTSALSISEIGSATARPDKVVGFHFFYPASVMRLIEVVEGDDTSEETAQAAANFSMQIRKNPIRCGEQPGFVVNRVLNSAASEIWRHQNESGASPEEIDKEIAEAKVTPMGPFYLSDLLGLDTVLHVAEHLRASYGDRFYVHPMMKELVEAGKLGQKTGQGYYAHGG, encoded by the coding sequence ATGTTCGTTTTCAAGGCCGCGGTGCTCGGCGCGGGGACGATGGGAGGGGAGATCGCCCAGGTGATCGCCTCGGCGGACGTCCCCGTGGTGCTCAAGGACGTCCAGCAGGAGTTCGTCGACGCCGGCTTGGAGAAGGCCCGCGAGGTGACCCAGGGCCAGCTTGCCGGGCTGGTCGCGAAGGAGAAGATCACCCAGGAGCAGGCGGACGCCCGCGGTGAGGAGATCCTCGGCCTGATCGCGGGCACCACCGGCTACGAGGGCTTCGGCGACGCCGACTTCGTGGTCGAGGCGGTGCCGGAGAGGATGGAGGTGAAGCAGGCAGTGTTCGCCGAGCTCGACGAGGTGACGCCCGGCCACGCCATCCTCGCTTCCAACACCTCGGCGCTTTCGATTTCGGAGATCGGCTCAGCTACCGCGCGGCCCGACAAGGTGGTGGGCTTCCACTTCTTCTATCCGGCCTCGGTGATGCGGCTGATCGAGGTGGTCGAGGGCGACGACACATCCGAGGAGACGGCGCAGGCGGCGGCCAACTTCTCGATGCAGATTCGCAAGAACCCGATCCGCTGCGGCGAGCAGCCCGGCTTCGTGGTCAACCGGGTCCTGAACTCGGCCGCCTCGGAGATATGGCGCCACCAGAATGAGTCCGGCGCCTCGCCCGAGGAGATCGACAAGGAGATCGCAGAGGCGAAGGTGACGCCGATGGGGCCGTTCTACCTCTCCGACCTGCTCGGGCTGGACACCGTGCTCCACGTCGCCGAGCACCTGCGTGCGAGCTACGGCGACCGCTTCTACGTCCACCCGATGATGAAGGAACTGGTGGAGGCCGGAAAGCTCGGCCAGAAGACGGGCCAGGGCTACTACGCGCACGGAGGCTGA
- a CDS encoding lysophospholipid acyltransferase family protein: protein MSAEPQTDAPKAPNAEVLADFLRRMRLGIEDGLDPKSAAQRAALDLPKSLRDAVERLSQRLRGEYDEDEWGFDEQFAEAVYPLFEFLYDTWWRVEADGVRHVPAHGRALLVANHAGSLFPFDASMILGAIMKEHPLPRWARFLVLDWAFVLPFLSTFMRRVGGVPASPHNATRLLQQDELVMAFPEGAKGTGKQFSERYRLQRFGRGGFVEVALRAGAPIIPVAVVGAEEIYPKLADAKPLARAIGAPFVPITPTFPWLGPLGLIPLPSRWRIEFCEPIELSRYGPDAADDQRLLFDVSEQVRETIQEKLYENLVKRGSTFL from the coding sequence ATGAGTGCCGAGCCGCAGACGGACGCTCCCAAGGCGCCGAACGCCGAGGTCCTCGCGGACTTCCTGCGCCGGATGCGACTTGGGATCGAGGATGGCCTCGACCCCAAGAGCGCCGCTCAGCGTGCCGCCCTCGATCTTCCCAAGTCGCTGCGCGACGCCGTAGAGCGTCTGTCGCAACGACTGCGCGGCGAGTACGACGAAGACGAATGGGGATTCGACGAGCAGTTCGCGGAGGCGGTCTACCCCCTGTTCGAGTTCCTATACGACACGTGGTGGAGGGTGGAGGCCGATGGCGTCCGGCACGTGCCGGCGCATGGCAGGGCTCTGCTGGTTGCCAACCACGCGGGCTCGCTGTTCCCCTTCGACGCCTCGATGATCCTGGGGGCGATCATGAAGGAGCACCCTTTGCCCCGCTGGGCGCGGTTCCTGGTCCTCGACTGGGCTTTCGTGTTGCCGTTCCTCAGCACCTTCATGCGGCGGGTCGGCGGGGTCCCGGCGAGCCCACACAACGCCACGCGGCTCCTGCAACAGGACGAGTTGGTGATGGCCTTCCCGGAGGGGGCCAAGGGGACCGGCAAGCAGTTCTCTGAGCGCTACCGACTCCAGCGGTTTGGTCGAGGCGGGTTCGTCGAGGTTGCACTGCGAGCCGGCGCGCCGATCATCCCGGTGGCGGTCGTGGGGGCCGAGGAGATCTACCCGAAGCTCGCCGACGCCAAGCCGCTGGCGCGGGCCATCGGTGCTCCCTTCGTTCCGATCACGCCGACCTTTCCGTGGCTCGGCCCCCTGGGTCTCATCCCCCTGCCCTCGCGGTGGCGGATCGAGTTCTGCGAGCCGATCGAGCTCTCCCGGTACGGGCCAGACGCCGCCGACGATCAGCGGCTCCTGTTCGACGTCTCGGAGCAGGTCCGGGAGACGATCCAGGAGAAGCTCTACGAGAACCTGGTCAAGCGGGGCTCGACCTTCCTGTAG
- a CDS encoding enoyl-CoA hydratase-related protein has product MEAATAEMTVVERFQLKAFAEAVMVVDEGVAATKDVELGMMMGAGILPGPLARADEAGLDAMLERLELAEREWGDGFAPPLLLRRLVNQGRLGKKTGQGFFFYPQPDDGIEQRETVLLETRGELAILWLNRPPTNPISPQMIGDLAGLWDEIESRDEIRAVVFASSNFAVFCAGADIKEFTKMTEPAAGKDLLDGGHGVLRRMEQSGKVTVAAVNSLALGGGCELAMACDFRIAAESASFGQPEINLGIIPGFGGTQRLARLVGEAQALQMNLLGEPISAMQAGDLGLANEVVPDHELFDAALAWAHKLAGQAPVAVEQIKKVSAKGDLDEGIEAEKGGFVAAFTSEDAREGISAFLGKRKPKWSGK; this is encoded by the coding sequence GTGGAAGCCGCGACCGCAGAGATGACCGTCGTCGAGCGCTTCCAGCTGAAGGCGTTCGCTGAGGCCGTGATGGTGGTGGACGAGGGGGTCGCGGCGACCAAGGACGTCGAGCTGGGGATGATGATGGGAGCAGGGATCCTGCCCGGGCCCCTGGCCCGCGCAGACGAGGCCGGGCTGGACGCGATGCTCGAACGGCTGGAGTTGGCCGAGCGCGAGTGGGGCGACGGATTCGCGCCCCCGCTCCTGCTCAGGCGGCTCGTCAACCAGGGGCGGCTGGGGAAGAAGACGGGCCAGGGCTTCTTCTTCTATCCGCAGCCCGACGACGGTATCGAGCAGCGGGAGACGGTGCTGCTCGAGACCCGCGGCGAGCTGGCGATCCTGTGGCTGAACCGGCCGCCGACCAATCCGATCTCGCCGCAGATGATTGGCGACCTGGCGGGGCTCTGGGACGAGATCGAATCGCGCGACGAGATCCGCGCGGTGGTGTTCGCCTCCTCGAACTTCGCGGTGTTCTGCGCCGGCGCCGACATCAAGGAGTTCACGAAGATGACGGAACCGGCGGCCGGCAAGGACCTGCTCGACGGTGGCCACGGCGTGCTGCGGCGAATGGAGCAGTCGGGAAAGGTGACCGTCGCTGCCGTCAACTCCCTGGCGCTTGGCGGCGGTTGCGAGCTGGCAATGGCCTGCGATTTCCGGATTGCGGCCGAATCGGCGAGCTTCGGCCAGCCCGAGATCAACCTGGGGATCATCCCGGGGTTCGGTGGGACTCAGCGGCTGGCCCGCCTCGTGGGGGAGGCCCAGGCGCTCCAGATGAACCTACTCGGCGAGCCGATCTCGGCCATGCAGGCGGGCGACCTCGGGCTCGCCAATGAGGTCGTGCCCGACCACGAGCTGTTCGACGCCGCGCTCGCCTGGGCGCACAAGCTCGCGGGTCAGGCCCCGGTGGCGGTTGAGCAGATCAAGAAGGTCTCGGCGAAGGGCGACCTGGACGAGGGCATCGAGGCCGAGAAGGGTGGGTTCGTCGCCGCCTTCACATCCGAGGATGCGCGCGAGGGGATCTCGGCCTTCCTCGGCAAGCGCAAGCCCAAGTGGTCCGGGAAGTAG
- a CDS encoding NAD-dependent epimerase/dehydratase family protein — protein MAIGRRVVIVGIASHWGAELARRLERDPAVDYLAGVDTVPPPIELQRTDLIEADIRGPVLSRLLPGTNADTVVHCGILWYPEPDKPARILHDVNVIGTLQLLAACQRTETLERVVVRGSAAIYGCEGPSPSFFTEQMAGRLPLRTRFQRDISELEGYFENFARRHPHLVCCMLRYQPEIGPDLDMPLVRYLSLPVVPTQLGFDPRLQLLHADDATGALEAATRNPVCGAVNVAPSGSISLSHLLRLARRPSLPIPHPLFGPALERLGRQLGAGPVYGDGVRLLRFGRGVDNQRLRTEIGYEPRFDAVAAVRDFAAKSRGRRVGPSLHPGDLVGRLARVGG, from the coding sequence ATGGCGATCGGCCGCCGTGTGGTGATCGTCGGGATCGCCAGCCACTGGGGCGCCGAGTTGGCGCGCCGGCTGGAACGCGACCCCGCAGTTGACTACCTGGCCGGGGTCGACACGGTGCCACCACCGATCGAGCTACAGCGCACGGACCTGATCGAGGCGGACATCCGCGGACCGGTCCTGTCTCGACTCCTCCCCGGGACCAACGCCGACACGGTGGTCCACTGCGGGATCCTCTGGTACCCAGAGCCCGACAAGCCTGCGCGCATCCTGCACGACGTGAACGTGATCGGCACGCTCCAGCTCCTGGCCGCGTGCCAGCGCACTGAGACCCTGGAGCGCGTCGTGGTCCGGGGCTCGGCGGCGATCTACGGCTGCGAGGGACCTTCCCCGAGCTTCTTCACCGAGCAGATGGCGGGGAGGCTCCCGCTTCGAACGCGCTTCCAACGCGACATCTCCGAGCTCGAGGGGTATTTCGAGAACTTCGCTCGGCGCCACCCGCATCTCGTTTGCTGCATGCTGCGGTACCAGCCCGAGATCGGCCCGGACCTCGACATGCCACTGGTCCGCTACCTGAGCCTCCCGGTGGTCCCGACCCAGCTCGGATTCGATCCCCGCCTGCAGCTCCTTCACGCCGACGACGCGACCGGGGCGCTCGAGGCCGCCACCCGCAACCCGGTGTGCGGGGCAGTCAACGTCGCTCCGTCGGGATCGATCTCGTTGAGCCACCTGCTCCGTCTCGCTCGACGCCCGTCCCTGCCGATCCCGCACCCGCTCTTCGGCCCCGCCCTGGAGCGTCTGGGCCGCCAGCTCGGTGCTGGCCCGGTCTACGGCGACGGCGTGCGCCTGCTCCGGTTCGGGCGCGGCGTGGACAACCAACGCCTGCGGACCGAGATCGGATATGAGCCCAGATTCGACGCGGTCGCTGCCGTTCGCGACTTCGCCGCCAAGAGTCGCGGGCGCCGGGTGGGGCCGTCGCTCCACCCGGGCGATCTGGTCGGAAGGCTCGCGAGGGTCGGTGGATGA